The Gouania willdenowi chromosome 7, fGouWil2.1, whole genome shotgun sequence genome includes a window with the following:
- the emilin3b gene encoding EMILIN-3 produces the protein MWTKLCKLIAHLLLLEVLLSEVNSKGTFYGGHVNPFYGNRYNLYKAGFNPQPSSTKPITRHKNHCAFVVQRNVSCIMQDGVATYVKAEYTTKCIWGQKCPVLVYRTFHKPTYKVGYKTVTELEWRCCPGFSGENCFDGTTSLPDALPPFKGAGLPRRPGVKGFPHGPRPPVEQKPGTGQLEPGKPFPGVPDHRPIPSGQLPAGNGKQIYGNKNSIAGVTGERLDRMEDDLRRLTQGLDTLNGVVVGLEERLRTSLREDTNKMLVSLLPNTPRVPDSRVGFGLIPDGSPDGVEGAETFNGFGDLAGRVTEVKDELRAKTHILEEIRGMVLGHDNQLKGLLDGVGGRPFTGLGDSPHLVEILDSKLDIVRAEILDGFERRLAGLESHCDERIGAVQRQCHEEHMDGQEQMQQSLDGRETGIREELGSLHAQIQGLTLTESCCGQVNSLSQRVLLLEESVKGLTESQRQLQTALSDQGIHIETLIETRLVDIEAQLNASSDGLGGEKGYPGGLDGFKTMLEDKLKTLEERVFVAVEELSNATAPALLEGQVVPALETEIESVRRRVEGDLDGIQKQLIDLQLICTSSCGPATPPAGGISGSEVEEECEGMEKKMTGRLDSQSDKLDNLNNTLQNLLFRITQEETDGLVQGEITLLKVNINSVNRTLKGLKDSISFIASEVGHANASWDQREHQLINQVHGITKLVGHQASLLGAGERRLAQLKGELVTLKRQLTGELHGCRSTAIEVKKEVKNVGSRMSHVEGQCSNLSDLADHLERIRAELEKYSESYLDQVNGTLAQHSEQLAELKDEVKECTANQREDQ, from the exons aaaccattgtGCCTTCGTGGTTCAGAGGAACGTCTCATGTATCATGCAAGATGGAGTGGCAACCTATGTCAAGGCTGAATACACGACCAAGTGCATCTGGGGCCAGAAATGTCCTGTTCTTGT GTACAGGACATTCCACAAACCAACATACAAGGTGGGATATAAAACTGTGACCGAACTGGAGTGGAGATGTTGTCCCGGCTTCTCTGGAGAAAACTGCTTCGATGGAACCACATCACTGCCTGATGCATTGCCCCCTTTCAAAGGTGCAGGTTTACCCCGCCGCCCAGGTGTGAAGGGATTCCCCCATGGCCCACGACCTCCTGTGGAGCAGAAACCAGGGACTGGCCAGCTAGAACCAGGCAAACCATTCCCTGGGGTACCTGACCACAGACCAATCCCATCAGGACAACTTCCTGCAGGAAATGGAAAGCAAATCTATG GAAACAAAAATAGCATTGCAGGAGTGACTGGTGAGCGCTTGGACCGTATGGAAGATGACCTGCGTCGACTCACTCAAGGCTTGGACACTCTTAACGGAGTGGTTGTTGGCCTTGAGGAGCGGCTGCGTACCTCTCTGCGAGAGGATACCAATAAAATGTTGGTGTCCTTGTTACCAAATACTCCCCGGGTGCCAGACTCAAGAGTTGGCTTTGGGTTAATCCCAGATGGTTCTCCTGATGGAGTGGAGGGGGCAGAAACTTTCAATGGTTTCGGAGACCTGGCAGGAAGAGTGACAGAAGTAAAGGATGAACTGCGAGCTAAGACTCACATTTTAGAGGAGATTCGG GGTATGGTCTTGGGTCATGATAACCAGCTGAAGGGGCTGCTGGATGGGGTCGGAGGTCGACCTTTTACTGGTCTTGGTGACAGTCCTCATCTGGTTGAAATCTTGGACTCCAAACTAGACATTGTGAGAGCAGAAATCCTGGATGGCTTTGAGCGCCGACTTGCAGGCCTGGAGAGCCACTGTGATGAGAGAATTGGGGCGGTGCAGAGGCAGTGCCACGAGGAACACATGGACGGTCAGGAGCAGATGCAACAGTCGTTGGATGGCAGAGAAACTGGGATCCGGGAGGAACTAGGCTCTTTGCATGCTCAGATCCAAGGTCTAACATTGACTGAGAGCTGCTGTGGACAG GTAAACAGTCTGTCTCAGCGTGTGCTGCTGCTTGAGGAGTCAGTTAAAGGTCTAACAGAGTCCCAGAGGCAGCTCCAGACCGCCCTCAGTGATCAAGGCATCCACATAGAGACCCTGATTGAAACTCGACTTGTCGACATAGAGGCCCAACTTAATGCTTCTAGTGATGGACTTGGTGGCGAGAAAGGATATCCAGGGGGCCTGGATGGCTTTAAGACCATGTTAGAGGACAAGCTGAAAACCCTGGAGGAGAGAGTGTTTGTTGCAGTGGAAGAGCTGAGCAATGCTACTGCTCCAGCTCTTCTGGAAGGTCAGGTGGTCCCAGCACTAGAGACAGAGATTGAGTCAGTGAGGCGGAGAGTAGAGGGAGACCTTGATGGAATTCAGAAGCAGCTCATTGATCTACAACTTATCTGCACCTCCTCATGTGGACCTGCTACCCCACCAGCAGGTGGTATTAGTGGCTCCGAGGTAGAAGAAGAGTGTGAAGGGATGGAGAAGAAGATGACAGGCCGTCTTGACTCTCAGTCCGACAAACTGGACAATCTGAACAACACCCTTCAGAACTTACTGTTTCGCATCACCCAGGAGGAGACAGACGGCCTCGTCCAGGGAGAGATCACACTGCTTAAAGTCAACATCAATTCTGTAAACCGCACGCTGAAGGGTCTCAAAGACTCCATTAGCTTCATTGCAAGTGAAGTGGGGCACGCAAATGCTTCATGGGACCAGAGAGAGCACCAGCTCATCAACCAGGTGCATGGCATCACAAAACTGGTGGGTCACCAAGCTTCCCTGCTTGGAGCTGGGGAGAGACGGCTGGCTCAGCTCAAAGGAGAGCTTGTGACCTTGAAGAGACAATTGACTGGGGAACTGCATGGCTGCCGTTCGACAGCTATAGAGGTTAAGAAGGAGGTAAAGAATGTTGGCAGTAGGATGAGCCATGTGGAGGGCCAATGCAGTAACCTGAGCGATCTGGCAGACCACCTAGAGAGAATTAGGGCTGAGCTGGAGAAATACTCTGAATCCTACTTGGACCAGGTGAACGGGACCCTGGCCCAGCACTCAGAACAGCTGGCAGAGCTCAAAGATGAGGTCAAAGAGTGCACAGCCAACCAAAGAGAAGACCAGTAG